In one Streptomyces marincola genomic region, the following are encoded:
- a CDS encoding phytoene desaturase family protein — translation MPVASTYDAVIVGGGHNGLVAAAYLARAGRRVLLLERAARTGGAAVSDEVFPGVAARLSRYAYLVSLLPRRVVDDLGVRTAVRARPFSSYTPAVRDGRPTGLLIGGGEDRTRAALARLTGSDREYAAWRRFQAMTARVAERVFPTLTEPLPTRAALRAALGDGPAWEALFERPVGEVIEDTFADDLVRGVVLTDALIGTFASAHDPGLAQNRCFLYHVIGQGTGAWQVPVGGMGALTDALAAAARAAGAEIRTGHEVTSVATDGTTAEVAFRDTAGLAGERAVGARHVLVNASPHVLAALLGEPPPPAAEGAQFKVNMLVRRLPALRDPAADPREAFAGTFHVAEGYRQLEAARRQAAAGDLPATPPSEIYCHTLTDPSILAPELAAEGFQTLTLFGLHTPARLFRSPGRSNEAVRRELLATTLAAFEEHLAEPLAGCLATDAEGRPCVEARTPLDLERDLALPGGHIFHGDLSFPWAEDDADLSTGPARWGVATRHANVLLCGAGAVRGGGVSGIGGHNAAMAVLGR, via the coding sequence ATGCCGGTCGCCAGCACGTACGACGCCGTGATCGTCGGCGGTGGACACAACGGACTCGTCGCCGCCGCCTACCTCGCGCGCGCGGGGCGGCGCGTCCTGCTGCTCGAACGCGCGGCGCGCACCGGCGGCGCGGCCGTGTCCGACGAGGTGTTCCCCGGCGTCGCCGCGCGCCTGTCCCGATACGCCTACCTGGTCAGCCTGCTCCCCCGGCGCGTGGTGGACGACCTGGGCGTGCGCACGGCCGTGCGCGCCCGCCCGTTCTCCTCCTACACGCCCGCCGTGCGCGACGGGCGGCCCACCGGGCTGCTGATCGGCGGCGGCGAGGACCGCACCCGCGCGGCCCTCGCGCGGCTGACCGGCTCGGACCGCGAGTACGCGGCCTGGCGGCGGTTCCAGGCGATGACGGCCCGGGTGGCCGAGCGGGTGTTCCCGACGCTCACCGAGCCGCTGCCCACCCGCGCGGCGCTGCGGGCAGCGCTCGGGGACGGGCCGGCCTGGGAGGCGCTGTTCGAGCGACCGGTCGGCGAGGTGATCGAGGACACGTTCGCGGACGACCTGGTGCGGGGCGTGGTGCTGACGGACGCGCTGATCGGCACGTTCGCGTCGGCGCACGACCCCGGCCTGGCGCAGAACCGCTGCTTCCTCTACCACGTCATCGGGCAGGGCACCGGTGCCTGGCAGGTCCCGGTGGGCGGCATGGGGGCGCTGACCGACGCGCTGGCCGCGGCGGCGCGCGCCGCGGGCGCGGAGATCCGCACCGGGCACGAGGTGACGTCCGTCGCCACCGACGGCACGACCGCCGAGGTGGCCTTCCGCGACACGGCGGGGCTCGCCGGCGAGCGCGCGGTGGGCGCGCGGCACGTCCTGGTCAACGCCTCGCCGCACGTCCTGGCCGCGCTGCTCGGCGAGCCCCCGCCGCCGGCGGCCGAGGGCGCGCAGTTCAAAGTCAACATGCTGGTGCGGCGGCTGCCCGCGCTGCGCGATCCGGCCGCGGACCCGCGGGAGGCGTTCGCCGGCACGTTCCACGTCGCGGAGGGCTACCGGCAACTGGAGGCCGCCAGGCGGCAGGCCGCGGCGGGCGACCTGCCCGCGACGCCCCCGAGCGAGATCTACTGCCACACGCTGACCGACCCCTCCATCCTCGCGCCCGAGCTGGCGGCCGAGGGCTTCCAGACGCTCACCCTGTTCGGCCTGCACACGCCGGCCCGGCTGTTCCGCTCGCCCGGCCGGAGCAACGAGGCGGTGCGCCGGGAACTGCTCGCGACGACGCTCGCCGCGTTCGAGGAGCACCTGGCCGAGCCGCTCGCCGGGTGCCTGGCGACCGACGCGGAGGGCCGGCCCTGTGTCGAGGCGCGCACGCCGCTCGACCTGGAACGCGACCTGGCCCTGCCGGGCGGCCACATCTTCCACGGGGACCTGTCCTTTCCGTGGGCCGAGGACGACGCCGACCTCTCCACGGGCCCGGCGCGCTGGGGCGTGGCGACCCGGCACGCGAACGTCCTGCTGTGCGGGGCCGGCGCGGTGCGCGGCGGCGGGGTCAGCGGCATCGGCGGGCACAACGCGGCCATGGCCGTCCTGGGCCGCTGA
- a CDS encoding DUF2267 domain-containing protein, with protein MQHDEFIGQVQNRARLDSRGAAEAATRASLETLAERIPPSLAEKLAAQLPREIGEHLLRVAYAPDLPATGVRMSREEFFDRVAQRSGADLPKAVHEARCVVEVTDEATVGALAGKVRGSLDDELADVLFAGSSGPSAA; from the coding sequence ATGCAGCACGACGAGTTCATAGGACAGGTTCAGAACCGCGCCCGGCTCGACAGCCGCGGCGCGGCCGAGGCCGCCACCAGGGCGAGCCTTGAGACCCTTGCCGAGCGCATTCCGCCGTCGCTGGCGGAGAAGCTCGCCGCGCAACTGCCGCGCGAGATCGGGGAGCACCTGCTGCGGGTGGCGTACGCGCCCGACCTGCCGGCCACCGGGGTGCGGATGAGCCGGGAGGAGTTCTTCGACCGGGTCGCCCAGCGGTCGGGCGCGGATCTGCCGAAGGCGGTGCACGAGGCGCGTTGCGTCGTCGAGGTGACCGACGAGGCGACGGTCGGCGCCCTGGCGGGCAAGGTCCGCGGCTCCCTGGACGACGAACTGGCCGATGTGCTGTTCGCGGGCAGTTCCGGCCCGTCGGCAGCCTGA
- a CDS encoding DUF5709 domain-containing protein produces MSDDRSGAPDAALDDDIMGDEVYQPPDYETRDDPVDVDLDNALGQKDQDETLDEGYSPPEKPLAVNDPATTAAGQRERETLDERLSEEVPDVSAPPGDGIGDHPGMAGEPLAAELSGEDRAGRLVRDDNETLRRTDGIAASDVGIDGGAAAAEEAAMHIAEDEQEERAEDFGS; encoded by the coding sequence ATGTCCGACGACAGGTCGGGGGCGCCCGACGCGGCGCTCGACGACGACATCATGGGCGACGAGGTGTACCAGCCGCCCGACTACGAGACCCGCGACGATCCGGTGGACGTCGACCTCGACAACGCGCTCGGCCAGAAGGACCAGGACGAGACGCTGGACGAGGGCTACTCGCCGCCGGAGAAACCGCTGGCCGTCAACGACCCCGCCACCACGGCGGCCGGGCAGCGCGAGCGGGAGACGCTGGATGAGCGGCTGTCCGAGGAGGTGCCCGACGTCTCGGCGCCGCCTGGCGACGGGATCGGCGACCACCCGGGCATGGCGGGCGAGCCGCTGGCCGCCGAGCTGTCGGGCGAGGACCGGGCGGGCCGCCTGGTCAGGGACGACAACGAGACCCTGCGCCGCACCGACGGCATCGCCGCCTCCGACGTGGGCATCGACGGCGGGGCCGCCGCGGCCGAGGAGGCGGCCATGCACATCGCGGAGGACGAACAGGAGGAACGGGCCGAGGACTTCGGTTCCTGA
- a CDS encoding SGNH/GDSL hydrolase family protein, with translation MDSAPEIRSFVALGDSFTEGMSDFLPDGTYRGWADLLAQRLAARRAGFQYANLAVRGKLMRQIAEEQVPAGAAMDADLVTLVGGLNDVLRPRCDMAEVCGLLEESVARLAPACRRLVLMRSPGRRGPVLERYRGRMEALFSFIDTLAARYGAHVVDLYASRALGDPRLWADDRLHLTTEGHQRVAEAVWQHLGHEPAFDWDTPLPLTAPGSWVARRGADLRFAREHLLPWVGRRLTGRSSGDGRAGAQFSAELGRAFWVTPADHTDPGPVTDWRRVGH, from the coding sequence ATGGACAGTGCACCGGAGATCCGCAGTTTCGTCGCCCTGGGCGATTCGTTCACCGAGGGAATGTCCGACTTCCTGCCCGACGGCACCTACCGGGGCTGGGCCGACCTGCTCGCGCAGCGGCTCGCGGCCCGCAGGGCCGGGTTCCAGTACGCCAACCTCGCCGTGCGCGGGAAGCTGATGCGGCAGATCGCCGAGGAGCAGGTGCCGGCCGGCGCCGCGATGGACGCGGACCTGGTGACGCTGGTCGGCGGCCTCAACGACGTGCTGCGCCCGCGCTGCGACATGGCCGAGGTCTGCGGGCTGCTTGAGGAGTCGGTGGCCCGGCTCGCGCCGGCCTGCCGGCGGCTGGTGCTGATGCGCAGCCCGGGCCGCAGGGGGCCGGTGCTTGAGCGCTACCGGGGCCGGATGGAGGCGTTGTTCTCGTTCATCGACACGCTCGCGGCCCGGTACGGCGCGCACGTGGTCGACCTGTACGCGTCGCGGGCGCTCGGCGATCCGCGGCTGTGGGCCGACGACCGGCTGCACCTGACGACCGAGGGCCACCAGCGGGTGGCCGAGGCGGTGTGGCAGCACCTGGGCCACGAGCCCGCGTTCGACTGGGACACGCCCCTGCCGCTGACGGCGCCCGGCAGCTGGGTGGCGCGGCGGGGGGCGGATCTGCGGTTCGCCCGCGAGCACCTGCTGCCGTGGGTCGGGCGGCGGCTGACGGGCCGCTCCTCGGGTGACGGCCGGGCGGGCGCCCAGTTCAGCGCCGAGTTGGGCAGGGCCTTCTGGGTCACTCCCGCGGACCACACGGACCCCGGCCCGGTGACGGACTGGCGCCGGGTGGGGCACTGA
- a CDS encoding GNAT family N-acetyltransferase: protein MTKPVTLRVITDLNRPAVLDLRVAAGQEGFVDDVASSLREAAEHPELAPWARAVYAGERPVGFVLLADGVAEGNPDVPWPFYLWRMLIDGRFQGRGYGRAALDAVTEHLRSRPDARELVTSVVPGKGSPLGFYVRYGFAETGEVFDHEQVLRLAL, encoded by the coding sequence ATGACCAAACCCGTCACCCTGCGCGTGATCACCGACCTCAACCGACCTGCGGTGCTGGACCTGCGGGTGGCCGCCGGACAGGAGGGCTTCGTCGACGATGTGGCCTCCTCGCTGCGCGAGGCCGCCGAGCACCCGGAACTCGCGCCCTGGGCGCGAGCGGTCTACGCCGGGGAGCGGCCGGTGGGATTCGTCCTGCTCGCCGACGGTGTGGCCGAAGGCAATCCGGACGTCCCCTGGCCGTTCTACCTGTGGCGGATGCTGATCGACGGCCGGTTCCAGGGCCGTGGGTACGGGCGGGCGGCGCTGGACGCGGTGACCGAGCACCTGAGGTCCCGGCCGGACGCGCGGGAGTTGGTGACCAGCGTCGTGCCGGGGAAGGGTTCACCCTTGGGCTTCTACGTGCGGTACGGCTTCGCCGAGACCGGCGAGGTGTTCGACCACGAGCAGGTGCTGCGCCTGGCCCTGTAG
- a CDS encoding PH domain-containing protein codes for MSAESLPREYHLVTRPRTIALGATGVGLFLVAVTLWATGDTPPALQVVVPVLSAALFAWQVVALRRSGTYVDLDGIRVRGLLVTRRLRWAELNEIRAEPNAEASPLFGAPADLAYAYARDGRRIQLLYFDGNQPVFRQEVELVRHAWEELRGPQWTPSPEADAAQVRRRRLRLVLNAVGPAVVLLTLAFFLFVG; via the coding sequence ATGAGCGCCGAGTCGCTGCCTCGCGAGTACCACCTGGTCACCCGCCCGCGGACCATCGCGCTCGGGGCCACGGGAGTGGGGCTGTTCCTGGTCGCGGTGACGCTGTGGGCCACCGGGGACACACCCCCCGCGCTGCAAGTGGTGGTCCCCGTGCTGTCCGCGGCGCTCTTCGCCTGGCAGGTGGTCGCCCTGCGCCGCTCCGGGACGTACGTCGACCTCGACGGCATCCGGGTGCGCGGCCTGCTGGTGACGAGGCGGCTGCGCTGGGCGGAGCTGAACGAGATCCGCGCCGAGCCGAACGCCGAGGCGTCGCCGCTGTTCGGCGCTCCGGCCGACCTCGCCTACGCCTACGCGCGGGACGGCCGCCGGATCCAGCTGCTGTACTTCGACGGCAACCAGCCGGTCTTCCGCCAGGAGGTCGAACTGGTGCGGCACGCCTGGGAGGAACTGCGCGGGCCGCAGTGGACGCCCTCGCCGGAGGCCGACGCCGCCCAGGTCCGGCGCCGCCGGCTGCGGCTGGTGCTCAACGCGGTGGGGCCGGCGGTCGTGCTCCTGACGCTGGCGTTCTTCCTGTTCGTCGGCTGA
- a CDS encoding oxidoreductase: MSVTAMTHWTPDDIPDQTGRTALITGGNSGIGLETARALARHGARVILAGRSGTKLDRAAEAVRAATPGARADTLVLDLSDLSSVRDAATRVAETETVDLLLNNAGVMNLPERRTTRDGFEMTVGTNHLGHFAFDAQVWPAVRRSSAPRVVTVSAAAARWRMGGLDDLMSEKGYRGMSAYARSKRANVVYTIELARRTANSPLKALVVHPGAAMTGLQRHGSGALSRVVTTVAARLLMGSAEGAAWPSLYAATSPQARSGQFIGPAGRDQTSGTPKPAKLPQGAGDPEEGRRLWAASEQLTGIPFDPGAESAL; this comes from the coding sequence ATGAGCGTGACAGCGATGACCCACTGGACCCCCGACGACATCCCCGACCAGACCGGCCGCACCGCGCTGATCACCGGCGGGAACAGCGGGATCGGGCTGGAGACCGCCCGCGCGCTCGCCCGGCACGGGGCCCGCGTCATCCTGGCCGGACGCAGCGGGACCAAGCTGGACCGGGCCGCGGAGGCCGTGCGCGCCGCGACGCCAGGAGCCCGCGCGGACACGCTCGTGCTCGACCTCTCGGACCTCTCCTCCGTCCGCGACGCGGCCACCCGCGTCGCCGAGACCGAGACGGTCGACCTGCTCCTCAACAACGCCGGCGTGATGAACCTGCCCGAGCGGCGGACCACGCGCGACGGCTTCGAGATGACGGTCGGCACCAACCACCTCGGCCACTTCGCCTTCGACGCCCAGGTCTGGCCCGCCGTGCGCCGTTCCTCCGCACCGCGCGTGGTCACCGTCAGCGCCGCCGCGGCGCGGTGGCGGATGGGCGGGCTCGACGACCTGATGAGCGAGAAGGGCTACCGCGGCATGAGCGCCTACGCCAGGTCCAAGCGCGCCAACGTCGTCTACACCATCGAACTCGCGCGCCGCACCGCGAACAGCCCGCTCAAGGCGCTCGTCGTCCACCCGGGCGCGGCCATGACCGGCCTCCAGCGGCACGGCAGCGGCGCCCTGAGCCGCGTGGTCACCACGGTCGCCGCGCGCCTGCTCATGGGTTCGGCCGAGGGCGCCGCCTGGCCCTCCCTGTACGCGGCGACCAGCCCGCAGGCCCGGTCGGGCCAGTTCATCGGGCCCGCGGGGCGCGACCAGACCTCCGGCACCCCCAAGCCCGCCAAGCTTCCCCAAGGCGCCGGCGACCCCGAGGAGGGCAGGCGGCTGTGGGCGGCGAGCGAACAGCTCACCGGCATCCCCTTCGACCCCGGAGCCGAGTCCGCCCTCTAG
- a CDS encoding TetR/AcrR family transcriptional regulator: MTTFQRARSEEQREIRRRAVLDTTAAMLREMPVGDVSLNELSRRVGLAKSNVLRYFESREAILLELLDRAWRQWVADLPALMDAGIDQDAPVSRRGEQFAAVVADSLAERRVLCDLLSAQAGVLEHNVSPRVAARSKHAAVANVTGIAALARRHLPELGDSAPRLTAAMIMAVGAVWTHARPSRAMLAAYEADPSLTAFKLDFATALQDMLATLTAGTIARASA, translated from the coding sequence ATGACGACCTTCCAGCGCGCACGCAGTGAGGAGCAGCGCGAGATCCGGCGCCGGGCCGTCCTCGACACCACCGCCGCCATGCTCCGGGAGATGCCCGTCGGCGACGTCAGCCTGAACGAGCTGAGCCGCCGCGTGGGGCTCGCGAAGTCCAACGTGCTGCGCTACTTCGAATCCCGTGAGGCGATCCTGCTCGAACTGCTCGACCGTGCCTGGCGGCAGTGGGTGGCCGACCTGCCCGCCCTGATGGACGCCGGCATCGATCAGGACGCCCCGGTGAGCCGGCGCGGAGAGCAGTTCGCCGCCGTCGTCGCGGACTCCCTCGCCGAACGCCGGGTGCTGTGCGACCTGCTGAGCGCGCAGGCGGGCGTGCTGGAACACAACGTCTCCCCGCGGGTCGCCGCCCGCTCCAAGCACGCGGCCGTGGCCAACGTCACCGGCATCGCCGCGCTGGCCCGCCGGCACCTCCCCGAGCTGGGCGACAGCGCACCGCGGTTGACCGCGGCCATGATCATGGCCGTCGGTGCCGTGTGGACGCACGCACGGCCCTCCCGGGCGATGCTCGCCGCCTACGAGGCCGACCCCTCACTCACCGCGTTCAAGCTGGACTTCGCGACCGCCCTCCAGGACATGCTGGCCACGCTCACCGCGGGCACCATCGCCCGCGCCTCCGCCTGA
- a CDS encoding amino acid adenylation domain-containing protein translates to MPVSSSASAGRTAKAALEIVAEVLGVPEAHGTDNFYDFGGSSLHAMRICARLAKDLGVQAAPEALFEADTLADFLAGLAPGATGPAAPAAGRIPSPHAQRTPTARRSLPAAVTDQARLRPTALALVCGDERVDYATLDAASDTYARELTEAGVRPGAVVPVLLPRSPRLVAVLLAVLKCGAAYAALDRRWPDRRIHDIVSRLRAPVAVAEDGRPRAWAPPAAENLAQAAARRTTAPEVAVAPDDPAAVFFTSGSSGVPKGVLSPHRATTRLFPPDGAPFADFGPGRVVLQAAPVSWDAFSLELWGPLTSGGTCVIAPSDYLLPDALADLVARAGVDTVWLTASLFNLFVDEESPDRPCFAGIRQVLTGGERMSSAHAGRFLARYPETVLVNGYGPVESCVFATAHRVTAADCARAEDIPVGVPVPETTVHILDGDRPAAPGEPGEICLAGDGLALGYLDDAEATAASFVTLVLDGSPTRLYRTGDLGVLDAEGTLSFRGRTDRQVKIAGHRVEPEEIETAARRVPGVREAAVVPVPAPAGGYEGLALFYTAQDRSGDGDGEDSHAAAVRRALADALPAALVPRTVRRRASLPTTDNGKLDRRSLSAWL, encoded by the coding sequence GTGCCCGTTTCCTCGTCCGCCTCGGCCGGGAGGACCGCGAAGGCCGCGCTGGAGATCGTCGCCGAGGTGCTCGGCGTTCCCGAGGCCCACGGGACCGACAACTTCTACGACTTCGGCGGCTCCTCCCTGCACGCCATGCGGATCTGCGCCCGGCTCGCGAAGGACCTGGGGGTGCAGGCCGCCCCCGAGGCCCTGTTCGAGGCGGACACCCTCGCCGATTTCCTGGCCGGGCTCGCTCCGGGCGCGACCGGCCCGGCGGCACCCGCCGCCGGGCGAATACCTTCCCCCCACGCCCAGCGGACACCCACCGCCAGGCGCTCCCTGCCCGCCGCCGTCACCGACCAGGCGCGTCTGCGTCCCACCGCTCTCGCGCTGGTCTGCGGCGACGAACGCGTCGACTACGCCACCCTCGACGCCGCATCGGACACCTACGCCAGGGAGTTGACCGAGGCCGGGGTGCGTCCCGGCGCCGTCGTACCGGTCCTGCTGCCCCGCTCGCCCCGGCTCGTCGCGGTGCTGCTCGCCGTGCTCAAGTGCGGTGCCGCCTACGCCGCCCTGGACCGGCGCTGGCCCGACCGGCGGATCCACGACATCGTCTCCCGCCTGCGTGCCCCCGTGGCGGTGGCCGAGGACGGCAGGCCGCGGGCGTGGGCCCCGCCCGCCGCGGAGAACCTGGCGCAGGCGGCGGCCCGGCGCACCACCGCGCCTGAGGTGGCCGTCGCCCCGGACGACCCCGCCGCGGTCTTCTTCACCTCGGGCAGCTCCGGCGTTCCCAAGGGCGTGCTGTCGCCCCACCGTGCGACCACCCGCCTCTTTCCCCCCGACGGCGCCCCGTTCGCGGACTTCGGTCCCGGCCGGGTGGTCCTCCAGGCGGCCCCGGTCTCCTGGGACGCCTTCAGCCTGGAGCTGTGGGGCCCGCTGACGAGCGGCGGCACCTGCGTGATCGCCCCTTCCGACTACCTCCTCCCGGACGCACTCGCCGATCTGGTCGCCAGGGCCGGCGTGGACACCGTGTGGCTGACCGCGTCCCTGTTCAACCTCTTCGTGGACGAGGAGTCACCGGACCGCCCCTGCTTCGCCGGCATCCGGCAGGTCCTCACCGGCGGTGAGCGCATGTCGTCCGCGCACGCCGGCCGCTTCCTGGCCCGCTACCCGGAGACCGTGCTGGTCAACGGCTACGGGCCGGTGGAGAGCTGCGTGTTCGCCACCGCCCACCGGGTCACCGCCGCCGACTGCGCGCGCGCCGAGGACATACCCGTGGGCGTGCCGGTGCCTGAGACGACCGTGCACATCCTCGACGGCGACCGCCCCGCCGCGCCCGGCGAGCCGGGCGAGATCTGCCTGGCCGGGGACGGCCTGGCCCTCGGCTACCTGGACGACGCCGAGGCCACCGCCGCGTCCTTCGTCACCCTCGTCCTCGACGGCTCGCCCACTCGCCTCTACCGGACCGGCGACCTGGGCGTGCTGGACGCCGAGGGAACGCTGTCCTTCCGCGGCCGGACCGACCGGCAGGTGAAGATCGCCGGCCACCGCGTGGAGCCGGAGGAGATCGAGACGGCCGCGCGCCGCGTCCCCGGCGTCCGCGAGGCGGCTGTCGTCCCGGTGCCCGCGCCCGCGGGGGGCTACGAGGGCCTCGCGCTGTTCTACACCGCACAGGACAGGAGCGGGGACGGCGACGGGGAGGACTCCCACGCGGCGGCCGTGCGTCGCGCCCTGGCCGACGCGCTCCCCGCCGCCCTGGTGCCCCGTACCGTGCGGCGCCGCGCGTCCCTGCCCACCACGGACAACGGCAAGCTCGACCGCCGCTCCCTGTCCGCCTGGCTCTGA